One window of the Streptomyces sp. NBC_00259 genome contains the following:
- a CDS encoding phospho-sugar mutase codes for MAQDLITQARAWLAEDPDAETRDELGKLIEAQDTAELGARFAGTLQFGTAGLRGELGAGPMRMNRSVVIRAAAGLAAYLRAQGHGDGLVVIGYDARHKSADFARDTAAVMVGAGLRAALLPHPLPTPVLAFAIRHLGAVAGVEVTASHNPPRDNGYKVYLGDGSQIVPPADGGIAAQIDAVGSLHDVPRPRDGWQTLGDEVLQAYLERTDAVLSPGSPRTATVVHTALHGVGTDVVLAAWKRAGFPAPVLVEEQAEPDPDFPTVAFPNPEEPGAMDLAFARAREARPDIVIANDPDADRCAVAVPDDTVDGGWRMLRGDEVGALLAAHLVHKGARGTFAESIVSSSLLGRIAEAAGLGYEETLTGFKWISRVDGLRYGYEEALGYCVDPDGVRDKDGITAALLVAELASELKAQGRTLSDLLDDLAVTHGLHATDQLSVRVEDLGVIADAMRRLREQPPVLLAGLRVVSAEDLTQGSEQLPPTDGLRYHLDGAYTARVIVRPSGTEPKLKCYLEVVVPVAGASGLTDARARAAEVLSAVKRDLAAAAGI; via the coding sequence GTGGCGCAGGACCTGATCACGCAGGCCCGGGCTTGGCTGGCCGAGGACCCCGACGCGGAGACCCGGGACGAGCTGGGCAAGCTCATCGAGGCCCAGGACACGGCGGAGCTGGGCGCCCGGTTCGCCGGGACGCTGCAGTTCGGGACCGCCGGGCTGCGTGGCGAGCTCGGAGCCGGGCCGATGCGGATGAACCGGTCCGTCGTCATCCGCGCGGCCGCGGGCCTGGCGGCGTACCTCAGGGCCCAGGGCCACGGCGACGGCCTCGTCGTCATCGGATACGACGCCCGTCACAAGTCCGCGGACTTCGCCCGCGACACCGCCGCCGTGATGGTGGGCGCCGGGCTGCGCGCCGCACTGCTGCCGCACCCGCTGCCGACGCCCGTGCTCGCGTTCGCGATCAGGCACCTGGGCGCCGTCGCCGGTGTCGAGGTCACGGCGAGCCACAACCCGCCGCGCGACAACGGCTACAAGGTCTACCTCGGTGACGGCTCCCAGATCGTGCCCCCGGCCGACGGCGGGATCGCGGCGCAGATCGACGCCGTGGGGTCCCTGCACGACGTACCGCGTCCGCGGGACGGCTGGCAGACGCTCGGGGACGAGGTCCTTCAGGCCTATCTGGAGCGGACGGACGCCGTGCTGAGCCCCGGCTCCCCGCGGACGGCCACCGTCGTCCACACGGCCCTGCACGGCGTCGGCACGGACGTGGTGCTGGCCGCCTGGAAGCGGGCGGGCTTCCCCGCGCCGGTGCTCGTCGAGGAACAGGCCGAGCCGGACCCCGACTTCCCGACGGTCGCCTTCCCCAACCCGGAGGAGCCGGGCGCGATGGACCTGGCGTTCGCCAGGGCGCGCGAGGCCCGTCCGGACATCGTCATCGCCAACGACCCCGACGCGGACCGCTGCGCGGTCGCCGTCCCCGACGACACGGTCGACGGCGGCTGGCGCATGCTCCGCGGCGACGAGGTCGGCGCACTGCTCGCCGCGCACCTGGTGCACAAGGGCGCCCGTGGCACGTTCGCCGAGTCGATCGTGTCGTCGTCGCTGCTGGGACGGATCGCCGAGGCCGCCGGGCTCGGGTACGAGGAGACCCTGACCGGCTTCAAGTGGATCTCGCGCGTGGACGGCCTGCGGTACGGGTACGAGGAGGCGCTCGGCTACTGCGTCGACCCCGACGGCGTCCGCGACAAGGACGGCATCACCGCCGCGCTGCTCGTCGCCGAACTGGCCTCGGAGCTCAAGGCGCAGGGCCGTACGCTCTCGGACCTGCTGGACGACCTGGCCGTCACGCACGGTCTGCACGCGACCGACCAGCTGTCGGTGCGGGTGGAGGACCTGGGCGTCATCGCGGACGCCATGCGCCGGCTGCGCGAGCAGCCGCCGGTGCTGCTGGCCGGGCTGCGGGTCGTGTCGGCCGAGGACCTGACGCAGGGCAGCGAACAGCTGCCGCCGACGGACGGTCTGCGCTACCACCTCGACGGCGCGTACACGGCGCGGGTCATCGTCCGGCCGAGCGGCACCGAGCCCAAGCTCAAGTGCTACCTGGAGGTCGTGGTCCCGGTCGCCGGGGCGAGCGGGCTGACGGACGCGCGGGCCCGGGCGGCGGAGGTCCTCTCGGCGGTCAAGCGCGATCTGGCGGCCGCCGCCGGCATCTGA
- a CDS encoding TetR/AcrR family transcriptional regulator, whose protein sequence is MRADARRNYERLLVEARAAFAEHGTDASLEDIARRAGVGIGTLYRHFPNRHALMNAVFQDALESLLSRSRELASAEQPCAALVEWLRAVVTHAGEYRGVARALMSASHDASSALSQCSVPLREAGARLLARAQQAGTVRTDVSVADLMQLTNAIALAAEQAPTDPELADRLLTLTLRGLKP, encoded by the coding sequence ATGCGGGCCGACGCGCGCCGCAACTACGAGCGGCTGCTCGTCGAGGCGCGCGCGGCGTTCGCCGAGCACGGAACGGACGCGTCGCTGGAGGACATCGCACGGCGGGCGGGCGTGGGCATCGGGACGCTGTACCGGCACTTCCCGAACCGGCACGCGCTGATGAACGCGGTCTTCCAGGACGCGCTGGAGTCACTGCTCTCCCGGTCGAGGGAGCTGGCCTCGGCGGAGCAGCCGTGCGCGGCGCTCGTGGAGTGGCTGCGTGCCGTCGTCACTCATGCGGGTGAGTATCGCGGCGTCGCACGCGCGCTCATGTCCGCCTCGCACGACGCGAGTTCGGCCCTCTCCCAGTGCAGTGTCCCCCTGCGCGAGGCGGGCGCCCGTCTCCTCGCCCGCGCGCAGCAGGCGGGCACGGTCCGCACCGACGTCTCCGTCGCCGACCTGATGCAGCTGACCAACGCCATCGCGCTGGCCGCGGAGCAGGCCCCCACGGACCCGGAACTCGCCGACCGCCTGCTGACCCTGACCCTGCGGGGCCTGAAGCCGTAA
- a CDS encoding gamma-glutamylcyclotransferase — protein MSLYAAYAGNLDARLMTRRAPHSPLRGTGWLNGWRLTFGGEQMGWEGALATIVEAPRSQVFVALYDVAPLDEDSLDRWEGVGLDIYRRMRVRVHTLDGEEPAWVYVLNGYEGGLPSARYLGEIADAAESAGAPHDYVMELRKRPC, from the coding sequence ATGTCGCTCTACGCCGCGTACGCCGGCAACCTCGACGCGCGGCTCATGACCCGCCGCGCACCGCACTCGCCGCTGCGCGGCACGGGCTGGCTCAACGGCTGGCGGCTGACGTTCGGCGGCGAGCAGATGGGCTGGGAAGGCGCGCTGGCCACGATCGTGGAGGCCCCGCGCTCACAGGTCTTCGTCGCGTTGTACGACGTCGCTCCGCTGGACGAGGACTCGCTGGACCGCTGGGAGGGTGTCGGGCTCGACATCTACCGGCGCATGCGGGTGCGGGTGCACACACTGGACGGCGAGGAACCCGCCTGGGTGTACGTGCTGAACGGATACGAGGGAGGGCTGCCCTCCGCCCGCTACCTCGGCGAGATCGCCGACGCGGCCGAGTCCGCCGGCGCACCGCACGACTACGTGATGGAGCTGCGCAAGCGCCCCTGCTGA
- a CDS encoding purine-nucleoside phosphorylase — translation MNVSVTPDPHAAADAAAARLRELTGAETHDVALVMGSGWAPAVDALGAPDAEFPVTELPGFPPPAVEGHGGKIRSYKIGEKRALVFLGRTHYYEGRGVAAVAHGVRTAVASGCKTVVLTNGCGGLREGMRPGQPVLISDHINLTAASPIIGANFVDLTDLYSPRLRALCKEVDATLEEGVYVQFPGPHYETPAEINMVRVMGGDLVGMSTVLEAIAAREAGAEVLGISLVTNLAAGLSGEPLNHEEVLQAGRDSAARMGELLTQVLARI, via the coding sequence GTGAACGTTTCAGTTACCCCGGACCCCCACGCCGCCGCCGACGCCGCGGCCGCGCGCCTGCGCGAGCTGACCGGCGCCGAGACCCATGACGTCGCCCTGGTGATGGGCTCGGGCTGGGCGCCCGCCGTCGATGCGCTCGGCGCCCCCGACGCCGAGTTCCCGGTCACCGAGCTGCCCGGCTTCCCGCCGCCGGCGGTCGAGGGCCACGGCGGCAAGATCCGCTCGTACAAGATCGGTGAGAAGCGCGCGCTCGTCTTCCTCGGCCGTACGCACTACTACGAGGGCCGCGGCGTCGCCGCCGTGGCGCACGGAGTGCGCACCGCCGTCGCCTCGGGCTGCAAGACCGTCGTGCTGACCAACGGCTGCGGCGGCCTGCGCGAAGGCATGCGGCCCGGCCAGCCGGTCCTCATCAGCGACCACATCAACCTGACCGCCGCCTCCCCCATCATCGGCGCGAACTTCGTGGACCTGACCGATCTGTACTCGCCCCGGCTGCGGGCGCTGTGCAAGGAGGTGGACGCGACGCTGGAGGAGGGCGTGTACGTCCAGTTCCCCGGCCCGCACTACGAGACCCCGGCCGAGATCAACATGGTCCGCGTCATGGGCGGCGACCTGGTCGGCATGTCCACGGTGCTGGAGGCGATCGCGGCCCGCGAGGCCGGCGCCGAGGTGCTGGGCATCTCGCTCGTCACCAACCTGGCGGCGGGGCTGTCGGGCGAGCCGCTGAACCACGAAGAGGTCCTGCAGGCCGGGCGTGACTCGGCCGCGCGGATGGGCGAGCTGCTGACCCAGGTGCTGGCCCGTATCTGA
- a CDS encoding DeoR/GlpR family DNA-binding transcription regulator, which yields MFAAERRQLILEMVRANGAVSLRELARVVQTSEVTVRRDVRALEAEGLLDRRHGGAVLPGGFTRESGFPQKSHLATAEKTAIADAAAALVEEGEAIVVGAGTTTQELARRLARIPGLTVVTNSLLVAQALAHANRVEVVMTGGTLRGSNYALVGSGAEQSLQGLRVSRAFLSGSGLTAERGLSTSNMLSASVDRALVQAAAEVVVLADHTKLGTDTMFQTVPTDVITRLVTDEPPPHDDRAVTELQALADQGVQVAVAGGTVDTPRARREVPLPGQRRTHPTPTLRPATSLSTDAPDRRVADLRRR from the coding sequence GTGTTCGCTGCAGAACGTCGTCAATTGATCCTCGAAATGGTGCGTGCCAACGGTGCCGTGTCGCTCCGTGAGCTCGCCCGCGTCGTCCAGACCTCCGAAGTGACCGTACGGCGGGACGTGCGGGCGCTGGAGGCAGAAGGACTCCTCGACCGCCGGCACGGCGGTGCGGTGTTGCCGGGTGGATTCACGCGAGAGTCCGGCTTCCCGCAGAAATCCCATCTCGCGACCGCGGAGAAGACGGCCATCGCCGACGCCGCCGCGGCCCTGGTCGAAGAGGGCGAGGCCATCGTGGTCGGCGCCGGTACGACCACGCAGGAGCTGGCGCGCCGGCTCGCGCGGATTCCGGGGCTGACCGTGGTCACCAACTCCCTGCTGGTCGCCCAGGCGCTGGCGCACGCCAACCGGGTCGAGGTCGTCATGACCGGCGGCACGCTGCGTGGCTCGAACTACGCGCTGGTCGGCAGCGGGGCCGAGCAGTCGCTGCAGGGGCTGCGGGTCTCCCGTGCGTTCCTCTCCGGCAGCGGGCTGACCGCGGAGCGCGGGCTGTCCACGTCCAACATGCTGTCCGCGAGCGTCGACCGGGCGCTGGTGCAGGCGGCGGCCGAGGTCGTGGTCCTGGCGGACCACACGAAGCTGGGCACGGACACGATGTTCCAGACGGTGCCGACGGACGTGATCACGCGCCTGGTGACGGACGAGCCCCCGCCGCACGACGACCGCGCGGTGACGGAGCTGCAGGCGCTCGCGGACCAGGGCGTGCAGGTCGCGGTGGCGGGCGGCACGGTCGACACCCCCCGCGCCCGCCGCGAGGTCCCCCTCCCGGGCCAGCGCCGCACGCACCCCACGCCGACCCTCCGCCCGGCCACGTCCCTCTCCACGGACGCCCCGGACCGCCGCGTGGCCGACCTCCGCCGCCGCTGA
- a CDS encoding NAD(P)H-quinone dehydrogenase, with amino-acid sequence MTRIVIIGGGPGGYEAALVGAQLGAEVTVVDCDGLGGASVLTDCVPSKTLIATAEVMTNFDSSHEELGIIVADDTPHIEQAARIVGVDLGKVNRRVKRLALAQSHDITASVTRAGARVMRGRGRLQGMQAMDGSRKVVVTAADGSEETLTADAVLIATGGHPREIPDAQPDGERILNWTQVYDLTELPEELIVVGSGVTGAEFAGAYQALGSRVTLVSSRDRVLPGEDPDAAAVLEDVFRRRGMNVMARSRAQSAKRVGDRVEVTLADGRVISGTHCLMAVGAIPNSAGMGLDEAGVKLTESGHIWTDKVSRTTAPGVYAAGDVTGIFALASVAAMQGRIAMYHFLGDAVAPLNLKAVSSNVFTDPEIATVGYSQADVDGGVIDARVVKLPLLRNPRAKMQGIRDGFVKIFCRPGTGIVVGGVVVSPRASELIHPISIAVDNNLTVEQIANAFTVYPSLSGSIAEVARQLHTRKAMGEA; translated from the coding sequence GTGACCCGGATCGTGATCATCGGTGGCGGACCCGGCGGATACGAGGCGGCCCTGGTGGGCGCCCAGCTCGGCGCGGAGGTGACCGTCGTCGACTGCGACGGCCTCGGCGGGGCGTCCGTCCTCACCGACTGCGTGCCGTCGAAGACCCTGATCGCCACCGCCGAGGTGATGACGAACTTCGACTCCTCGCACGAGGAGCTCGGCATCATCGTCGCGGACGACACCCCGCACATCGAGCAGGCGGCCCGGATCGTCGGCGTCGACCTCGGCAAGGTCAACCGACGGGTGAAGCGGCTCGCGCTCGCCCAGTCCCACGACATCACCGCCTCCGTCACCCGTGCCGGCGCCCGCGTCATGCGCGGCCGGGGCCGGCTCCAGGGCATGCAGGCCATGGACGGCTCCCGCAAGGTGGTCGTCACCGCCGCGGACGGCAGCGAGGAGACGCTCACGGCCGACGCCGTGCTGATCGCGACCGGCGGTCACCCCCGCGAGATCCCGGACGCGCAGCCCGACGGCGAGCGGATCCTCAACTGGACCCAGGTGTACGACCTGACCGAGCTGCCCGAAGAGCTGATCGTGGTCGGTTCGGGTGTCACCGGCGCCGAGTTCGCCGGCGCCTACCAGGCGCTCGGCTCCCGGGTCACGCTCGTCTCCTCCCGCGACCGGGTGCTGCCGGGCGAGGACCCGGACGCCGCCGCCGTCCTGGAGGACGTCTTCCGGCGCCGCGGGATGAACGTCATGGCCCGCTCCCGCGCCCAGTCCGCCAAGCGGGTCGGCGACCGGGTCGAGGTGACGCTGGCCGACGGCCGGGTCATCTCGGGCACGCACTGTCTGATGGCCGTCGGCGCCATCCCGAACTCCGCGGGCATGGGTCTGGACGAGGCCGGGGTCAAGCTCACCGAGTCCGGGCACATCTGGACGGACAAGGTCTCGCGCACGACGGCGCCGGGTGTGTACGCGGCCGGTGACGTCACCGGGATCTTCGCGCTGGCGTCGGTGGCGGCGATGCAGGGACGTATCGCCATGTACCACTTCCTCGGCGACGCGGTGGCCCCGCTGAACCTGAAGGCGGTCTCCTCGAACGTCTTCACCGACCCGGAGATCGCCACCGTCGGCTACTCGCAGGCGGACGTCGACGGCGGCGTCATCGACGCCCGCGTCGTCAAGCTGCCGCTGCTGCGCAACCCGCGCGCCAAGATGCAGGGCATCCGGGACGGCTTCGTGAAGATCTTCTGCCGTCCGGGCACGGGCATCGTGGTCGGCGGAGTGGTCGTGTCGCCGCGCGCTTCGGAACTGATCCATCCCATCTCGATCGCGGTCGACAACAACCTGACGGTGGAACAGATCGCAAACGCGTTCACGGTGTACCCGTCGCTGTCGGGCTCGATCGCGGAGGTCGCCCGCCAGCTGCACACGCGGAAGGCGATGGGCGAGGCGTAG
- a CDS encoding acetyl/propionyl/methylcrotonyl-CoA carboxylase subunit alpha, translated as MRKVLIANRGEIAVRVARACRDAGIASVAVYADPDRDALHVRAADEAFALGGDTPAASYLDMAKVLQAAADSGADAIHPGYGFLSENADFAQAVIDAGLTWIGPPPAAIRDLGDKVAARHIAQRAGAPLVAGTPDPVSGADEVVAFAKENGLPIAIKAAFGGGGRGLKVARTLEEVPELYDSAVREAVAAFGRGECFVERYLDKPRHVETQCLADQHGNVVVVSTRDCSLQRRHQKLVEEAPAPFLTEAQNAELYRASKAILKEARYVGAGTVEFLVGVDGTISFLEVNTRLQVEHPVTEEVTGLDLVREMFRIADGEKLGYDDPPLRGHSFEFRINGEDPGRNFLPAPGTVTSFVPPTGPGVRLDAGVESGSVIGPAWDSLLAKLIVTGATREQALQRAARALAEFQVEGMATAIPFHRAVVADPAFTSDPFRVHTRWIETEFVNEIPAFAAPADAEVEDEPGRETVVVEVGGKRLEVSLPSSLGMTLARTAAAGGAKPKRRAAKKSGPAASGDTLASPMQGTIVKVAVEEGQEVKEGDLVVVLEAMKMEQPLNAHRSGTVKGLNAEVGASLTSGAVICEIKD; from the coding sequence GTGCGCAAGGTGCTCATCGCCAACCGAGGCGAGATCGCTGTCCGCGTTGCCCGTGCATGCCGGGACGCCGGGATCGCGAGCGTAGCCGTCTACGCCGACCCGGACCGTGACGCTCTGCACGTCCGCGCGGCCGACGAAGCGTTCGCCCTGGGCGGTGACACCCCGGCAGCCAGCTATCTGGACATGGCCAAGGTCCTCCAGGCCGCGGCCGACTCCGGCGCGGACGCCATCCACCCCGGTTACGGCTTCCTCTCCGAGAACGCCGACTTCGCCCAGGCCGTCATCGACGCCGGGCTGACCTGGATCGGCCCCCCGCCGGCCGCGATCCGCGACCTGGGCGACAAGGTGGCCGCCCGTCACATCGCCCAGCGCGCCGGTGCCCCGCTGGTCGCCGGCACCCCCGACCCGGTCTCGGGCGCCGACGAGGTCGTCGCCTTCGCCAAGGAGAACGGGCTGCCGATCGCCATCAAGGCCGCCTTCGGCGGCGGCGGGCGCGGCCTGAAGGTCGCCCGCACGCTGGAGGAGGTCCCGGAGCTCTACGATTCGGCGGTGCGCGAGGCCGTCGCCGCGTTCGGTCGCGGCGAGTGCTTCGTCGAGCGGTACCTGGACAAGCCCCGGCACGTGGAGACCCAGTGCCTGGCCGACCAGCACGGCAACGTCGTGGTCGTGTCGACCCGTGACTGCTCGCTGCAGCGCCGGCACCAGAAGCTGGTGGAGGAGGCCCCCGCGCCGTTCCTCACCGAGGCGCAGAACGCCGAGCTGTACCGCGCCTCCAAGGCCATCCTCAAGGAGGCCCGCTACGTCGGCGCGGGCACCGTGGAGTTCCTGGTCGGCGTGGACGGCACGATCTCCTTCCTGGAGGTCAACACCCGGCTGCAGGTCGAGCACCCGGTCACCGAAGAGGTCACCGGCCTCGACCTGGTGCGGGAGATGTTCCGCATCGCCGACGGCGAGAAGCTCGGTTACGACGACCCGCCGCTGCGGGGTCACTCCTTCGAGTTCCGTATCAACGGCGAGGACCCGGGCCGTAACTTCCTGCCCGCGCCCGGCACCGTGACGTCCTTCGTCCCGCCCACCGGTCCCGGTGTCCGCCTGGACGCGGGCGTGGAGTCCGGCAGCGTCATCGGTCCCGCGTGGGACTCGCTGCTGGCGAAGCTGATCGTCACCGGCGCGACGCGCGAGCAGGCGCTGCAGCGTGCGGCGCGGGCGCTGGCGGAGTTCCAGGTGGAGGGCATGGCCACGGCCATCCCGTTCCACCGTGCGGTGGTCGCCGACCCGGCGTTCACCAGCGACCCGTTCCGCGTCCACACCCGCTGGATCGAGACCGAGTTCGTCAACGAGATCCCGGCGTTCGCCGCTCCGGCCGACGCCGAGGTGGAGGACGAGCCGGGCCGCGAGACGGTCGTGGTCGAGGTCGGCGGCAAGCGCCTGGAGGTCTCGCTCCCCTCGTCGCTGGGCATGACCCTGGCGCGTACGGCAGCGGCCGGCGGTGCCAAGCCGAAGCGCCGCGCGGCGAAGAAGTCCGGGCCCGCCGCCTCCGGCGACACGCTGGCCTCCCCGATGCAGGGCACCATCGTCAAGGTCGCCGTCGAGGAGGGCCAGGAGGTCAAGGAGGGCGACCTCGTCGTCGTCCTGGAGGCCATGAAGATGGAGCAGCCGCTGAACGCGCACCGCTCCGGCACGGTCAAGGGGCTGAACGCCGAGGTGGGCGCCTCGCTCACGTCCGGCGCGGTGATCTGCGAGATCAAGGACTGA